From Miscanthus floridulus cultivar M001 chromosome 15, ASM1932011v1, whole genome shotgun sequence, the proteins below share one genomic window:
- the LOC136508041 gene encoding MADS-box transcription factor 13-like translates to MGRGRIEIKRIENNTSRQVTFCKRRNGLLKKAYELSVLCDAEVALIVFSSRGRLYEYANNSVKATIERYKKAHTVGSSSGPPLLEHNAQQFYQQESAKLRNQIQMLQNTNRHLVGDSVGNLSLKELKQLESRLEKGISKVRARKNELLAAEINYMAKRETELQNDHMNLRTKIEEGEQQLQQVTVARSVAAAAATNVELNPFLEMDTKYFFPGGPFATLDMKCFFPGSFQMLEAAAAQQRQMLATELNLGYQLAPPGSDAANNNPHQF, encoded by the exons ATGGGGAGGGGAAGGATTGAGATCAAGAGGATCGAGAACAACACGAGCCGGCAGGTCACCTTCTGCAAGCGCCGCAATGGGCTCCTCAAAAAGGCGTACGAGCTCTCTGTCCTGTGCGACGCTGAGGTGGCGCTCATCGTCTTCTCCAGCCGCGGCCGCCTCTACGAGTACGCCAACAACAG TGTGAAGGCTACGATTGAGAGGTACAAGAAGGCACACACCGTTGGCTCTTCCTCTGGGCCCCCGCTCTTAGAGCACAATGCCCAG CAATTCTACCAGCAAGAATCCGCAAAACTGCGCAACCAAATCCAGATGCTGCAAAACACTAACAG GCACTTGGTTGGTGATTCTGTGGGAAACCTGTCACTCAAGGAGCTCAAGCAGCTGGAGAGCCGCCTTGAGAAAGGCATCTCTAAGGTCAGGGCCAGGAAG AATGAGCTGCTGGCTGCGGAGATCAATTACATGGCCAAAAGG GAGACTGAGCTTCAGAATGACCACATGAACCTCAGGACCAAG ATTGAGGAGGGAGAGCAACAGCTACAGCAGGTGACCGTGGCCCGGTCCGTCGCAGCAGCTGCTGCCACCAACGTGGAGCTGAACCCATTCTTGGAGATGGATACCAAATACTTCTTCCCTGGCGGTCCCTTCGCGACGCTGGACATGAAGTGCTTCTTCCCTGGCAGCTTTCAGAtgctggaggcggcggcggcacagCAACGCCAGATGCTCGCCACCGAGCTGAACCTCGGCTACCAACTGGCGCCGCCTGGCTCTGACGCTGCCAACAATAACCCTCATCAGTTCTAA